From Brucella anthropi ATCC 49188:
ACGCCCTCGGCTGTGATGTCTTTGACTGGAATTCCGAGCCGTACTTCCACCCCCAGTTTTTCGAGCGCTTTCAACGCATAACTGGACAGGTCTTCTGGAAACGCCGCCAGAATGCGCGGACCGGCTTCAAGCAGCATCACGCGTGTCTGCCGCGTGTCTATATTGCGAAACTCCGGCCATATGGTTTGCTTGGCCAACTCAGCGATAATGCCTGCTAGTTCAACGCCCGTCGGCCCGCCACCCACGATGGCAAATGTCAACAATGCTTGCCGCTTTGCTTCATCGCTTTCACGTTCTGCACGCTCAAAGGCGAGAAGCAGGCGACGGCGAATGGTGGTTGCGTCCTCAAGCGCCTTCAGTCCGGGGGCCAACGCTTCCCATTGATCGTTGCCGAAATAGGCGTGTCGTGCTCCAGTGGCGAGTACGAGCATGTCGTACGAAATTTCGGTGCCGTTTTCGAGCAGCACCTGACGGTGCTCGGTGTCAACATCGGTGACTGTGCCCAATAGCGTGGTCACTTCCTTGCGATCTTTGAACAGATGCCGGATCGGCCAGGCAATTTCGGACGTGGCGAGGATAGTTGTTGCCACCTGATAGAGAAGCGGCTGGAACAGGTGATGATTACGCTGATCGATCAGCGTTATTCGCACGTCGACGTTTCTAAGGTCGTGGATCAGTTGCAATCCGCCAAAACCGGCGCCTACGACAACGAGATGGGGGGCTCGCTTTTCACTCATTACTTCAGCCTGCTTTCATCCTTAAAATGCTCGTCAATCACCCTGTTGCAAGAGGAGGATCGTCGTCAGACATATTTTATGTCTGTGTCCTGTTTTTTCCAGACATCTTACCCCGATATTGATCTATTTTAAGTTTTCATCACACAACGGTGTAAGGAGATTGTCTCCGTTCCAGAATAGAACAATTCCAGAAAGCACTTTCAACTTTTTGAGCGATCTTGTTTTTGCTGTCATTTCTTTTAACATTTTGCGTTTGCGGCCTCTTGTCTTTGGTGTTTCCGCTCTAGCTAACCCTAGGTTGTTATCGGAGCTTGGAGGGACGGATGCATTGGCTTCAGGCAATATTTCAGCAGGCACCCGAAATTGCTTTGTTCCTTTCCCTGGCCGGCGGGTATGCGATCGGCAAGATACACTTCGGCAAGTTCCAGTTAGGAGGGGTTGCCGGGTCACTGCTTGTCGCGGTGATAATCAGCCAGGTGGGCGTTCAGATCGATAATGGGGTGAAGGCTCTGCTCTTCGCCCTTTTTATTTACGCAGTCGGTTTCGAAAGTGGTCCGCAATTCTTTCGATCACTCGGGCGGCAATCCTTGCGTGAGATCGCAATGGCCGCGGTGCTCGCGATCAGCGGTCTCGCGACCGTCGTCATCATGGCGCGCATATTTGGTTTGGACAAAGGTCTTGCGGCGGGTATCGCAGCAGGTGGGCTGACGCAATCTGCAATCATCGGAACGGCAAGTTCGGCCATTTCCAAGCTTGGTCTGGCAGCCGACGAAGTGCAGCGATTGCAGGCCAATGTCGCTGTTGGATATGCTGTGACCTATATTTTCGGTTCCTTCGGAGCGATCATTGTCTGCGTCAATCTGCTGCCGAAATTCATGGGACGCACTATCCGCGACGATGCCATCAAGGCGGAAGCCGAATTGTTGGCTGGCATAAGGGTCTTGGGGCAGGGCGAAAGCGAAGCAGCTCCTGATCTTGTGGGGCGCATCTATAAGGTGGAACAGGCATCAGGAAAGATCGTGGCCCAGATTGAGGCGATGACCTCTGTTGAAGACGCCATAACCATTGAACGGGTCAAACGTGCTGGCAAGATCATCGGCCTCGCACCCAATCTTCATCTGGAAAGGGACGACATCGTTCTTGTGGCCGGCAGGCGCTCAGGCGTTGTCGCTTCTGGCAACAAGATCGGCACCGAATTGCAATCTTCTGAAGGCATGGATGTCGTCGTGCAAATCCGTGACGTGACGATCACTTCACCGGATTATGTCGGCAAGACCGTTGCTGCGATCAAGGAGAATATAAGCTCTGAACTGCGCCACGGCGTCTATGTTATCGGCGTCAAACGGGCCGACAAGCCTTTGCCGCTGCAACCTGATACGGTCATCAGTGCTGGCGATGTCGTTTCACTCTACGGAACCGATCAGGATTTGCAGCGTGCGGCGAAGTCTATCGGTCCGGTGATCGTTCCAAGCGATAAGACCGATTTCGTGTTCCATGGCCTCGGTATCGCTTTCGGTCTTCTGATTGGTCTGGCTGTCGTGCGTATTGGTTCGATACCGCTGACACTCGGCAGCGGCGGCGGCGCGCTTCTGTCAGGTCTGCTCTTCGGCTGGTATCGCAGCCGGAACATGACCATCGGCAATATGCCGACCGGCGCTTCCACATTGCTGCGCGATTTGGGCCTCGCTGGCTTTGTTGCAGTTGTCGGCCTCCAGTCAGGTCTGCAGGCCGTGCAGACAATTATCAGCAGCGGTCTCACCATTTTCCTGATCGGTGTGGTCGTAACCATTCTGCCGCTGATCATCACGATGTTCTTTGGCCGTTACGTGCTGAAATATGACAATGTGGCTATATTTGCTGGCGCTCTTTCCGGGTCGCGCAGCGCAAATCCTGCCTTTGGCGAAGTGCTCGACAAGGCAGGCAATTCCATTCCTACCACCCCGTTCGCAATCACCTATGCGCTTGCCAATGTCTTTTTGACATTGCTCGGGCCGTTGGTGGTCGCTTTCTCCTGAGGAGTAGATCATGGCGAAGACTGATTATAGCAAATATGCAAAGCTAAGCCCGTTCGAACTCAAGGATGCACTGATCCAGCTGGCTTCAAGCAAAGCTGATCTGACCATGCTGAACGCCGGGCGCGGCAATCCGAACTTTCTTGCCACCTTACCGCGTCGTGCCTTTCTGCGGCTGGGGCTTTTTGCAGTCGCAGAAGCCGAACTTTCCTATTCCTATATGTCGACAAGCGTGGGCGGTTTGCCGAAAGTCGAGGGAATTGAAGGGCGTTTCCAGAGATTTCTCTCTGACAATGGCGACCAGCCCGGGGTGAAGTTTCTCGGGCGTGCACTGTCTTATGTGCGTGATCAGCTGGGCCTTTCCCCATCAGAATATCTGCATGAAATGGTAGAAGGCATTCTTGGGTGTAACTATCCGGTTCCGCCGCGCATGCTGAAGATCAGCGAAGAGATCGTGAAGCATTATCTCGTGCGCGAGATGATCGGCGGTTACATGAGTTCCGATAAACTCGATATATTTGCGGTCGAAGGCGGAACTGCTGCCATGACCTATATTTTCGATACGCTGAAACAGAACAAGATACTTGATGAAGGCGATACAGTCGCCATCGGTATGCCAGCTTTCACGCCCTACATCGAAATACCGGAACTGAACAATTATAGGTTGAAAGAAGTGCACATCAATGCCGACCCGCACCAGGGCTGGCAATATCCGGAAGCGGAGCTGAACAAGCTGCTCGACAAGTCGGTCAAGGTCTTCTTCCTGATCAATCCGAGCAACCCGCCGTCGGTCAAGATGGATCAACGCGGCCTTGAGCAAATCGCGCGGATCGTCAAGGAAAAGCGTCCCGATCTCATGATCTTGACGGATGACGTCTACGGTACTTTTGCAGATAACTTTAAGTCGCTCTTTGCGATCTGTCCTTACAATACAATGCTCGTCTATTCTTTTTCCAAATACTTCGGAGCAACCGGCTGGCGTCTTGGTGTTGTCGCCATGCAGAAGGACAATCTTCTGGATGAAAAGCTCAAGAACCTTCCGTCATCGGCGAAGAAGGAAATGAATGAGCGCTATTCCTCACTAACGCCGGATGTCTCAAAACTGAAGTTTATTGACAGGCTTGTTGCCGACAGCCGCACTGTCGCGCTTAACCACACAGCAGGGCTATCAACGCCGCAGCAAGTGCAGATGGTTCTGTTCTCGCTTTTCGGTCTGATGGACGAAAAGGATTCCTACAAGGCCGAACTCAAGAAGTTGATCCGTCACCGTGAAGCGGCGCTTTACCGCGAGCTTGGGCTGGAACCACAGTCCGACGAGAATGAAGTCGATTATTATACGCTGCTCGATCTGGAAGATATCGTTCGCCGCCTCTACGGCGATGATTTTGCGGCCTGGGTGAAGAAGAATATCTCTCCAACAGAATTGCTTTTCCGTATCGCAGATGAAACCGGCATTGTTATGCTTCCGGGCACTGGCTTCGGTACTTTGCAGCCTGCAGGGCGTATCTCGCTGGCGAACCTCAATGAGTATGAATATGCTGCTATCGGACGTTCGCTGCGGCGTATGGCGGAAGAGGTTTACGACAAGGAATTCAAGCCAAAGAAGAAAAACAAATAAGTTGTCGGGCAGGGGCGCGAAAAGCGCCCCTTCACCCATTAGACTGACGACAGAACCAGCAAGTCGCGGCGGACGTCATCACCGTTGCCGCTTATGAGCTGCTTCTCGATATCCGCATGTGTGGCCTTCCATATCGGTACCGCTGCAGCAAGAGCTGCTTTTCCCTCTGGCGTGAGTTGCAATAAACGCTCGCGCCGGTCCTTTGGGTTGATAACGATCTCCACCCAACCTTGCCGCTGCAATGGCTTCAACGCTGCAGTCAAAGTCGTCTGATCCATGGCCAGAAGCTCAGCGACCGGCTTCATTGGCGGCGGTGCCGGGCGATTGAGCGACATCATCAGCGAGAATTGGCCGTTGGTCAGCCCAACTGGACGCAGAGCGTCGTCAAAGCGGCGGGCGAGCGCACGTGCGGCACGCTGAACATGCAAGCAAAGGCAGGTATCACGAACCAGAAGTGTTGTTTCAAAGGGTACATCGAGGCTATTTGACATGATTTATTAATATTGATATCAATGTAAATCGTCAAGCGGGAACATTGATATCTGGGCACAGACAGGGAGCAAAAGCCGGAGGAGGGCTTGCACCATGAATGAGGTCGTATCCCGAGAAGTTTGGCTTGAGGCGCGACGTGCGCTTCTGGCAAGTGAAAAAGAAGCCACCCATCTGCGCGACAAGGTCAATCGTGAGCGGCAGGCACTGCCATGGGTGATGGTTGATAAGGATTATGCATTCGATACGCCTTCTGGTCGGAAGTCGCTTTCCGAACTGTTCGACGGGCGTAGCCAGTTGCTGGTCTACCATTTCATGTTCGGACCCGACTGGGATCAAGGTTGCACGGGATGTTCGTTCCTTGCTGACAATCTTGATGGCGCCGTGACACATCTCAACAATCACGACGTCACGCTAGTTGCCGTTTCGCGCGGGCCTCTGGCAAAGCTGGAAGCTTATAAGAAGCGGATGGGCTGGCATTTTCCATGGGTTTCGTCAGAAGGTAGTGATTTCAACTTCGATTACCACGTCTCCTTTACGAAGGATGAGCTCGAGAATAACCGCGTTTTCTACAATTTCGACAAGCTGCCTGCAGAAGATGCTTTTGATGAGCTGCCCGGCATGAGCGCTTTCTACAAGGACGAAAGCGGTGCCATCTATCACACCTATTCCAGCTATGCCCGAGGCATCGAGGAGTGGATAGGCACTTTGATGATCCTCGACCGCGCCCCCAAGGGCCGGAATGAAAATGGCACGATGCATTTCGTCAAACGGCACGATGAGTATGAAGCACAGGCTTCCAAGCACAGCTGCTGCGGCTGATCATTCAACTGTGAAAGAAATCCAAGGGAGTACTTTCAATGAAAAACGGCTCTTCTCCGTTCGTCTGGTATGAACTTATGACAACAGATGCTGACAACGCACAGGATTTTTATACAAAAGTCGTCGGCTGGACAGCGAAAGATGCCGGGGTTCCCGGCATGAAATATACATTGTTCGAAGTGCCCGGATGCATGATTGCAGGCATGATGTCGATGGCGGATATGCCAAAGGAAGATTGCGGAGGCGAACCCGGCTGGATCGGTTATGTCGGTGTCGCAAATGCAGACGAATATGCCAAAAAGGTTGAAGCAGAAGGTGGCAAGGTGCTCAGAGCAGCGCAGGATATCCCGGACATTGGACGGTTTGCGATCGTTTCGGACCCGCAAGGTGGTATCTTTGCACTTTTTGAACCGAAAGACGACATGCCGCCACCGGCTGACTTCGGTTCGCGCAAACCGGGGCATCCGGGCTGGCATGAACTGTATGCTCAAAACTGCGAGACGGTATTTCCGTTCTATGAGAAAGTTTTCGGCTGGAAGCTCTCACGCAATTTCGACATGGGGCCTATGGGCAATTACAAGGTGTTCAGTGTCGATGGCGCCGATCACGGCGGTATCATGACCGCACCTCCCGGCACTCCTGTTGGCTGGGGCTTCTACTTCATGGTCGATGGCGTGAAGAATGCTGCCAGCCGGGTCAAGTCTCTCGGCGGAGCGGTTTTGCAAGAGCCGATGGAAGTACCGAACGGCGAATGGGTTGTTCAATGCAAGGATCCGCAAGGTGTGAACATCTCGCTCGTGGCGCCAAAACCGTAGGATAATTGCGCCTTGCGATTGACTGCCGATACATTTGCGATGATTGGTTGGACCATCGAAACGTATCGGCGGAAGATCGATCATGCACGACAGAAGGATGCGTCAGTCTCGGCAGGCAGGTACTGTTTTTGCCGCGGATGTTGGTGGGTCCTTCATTCGGCTGGCCCGCTCTGTACATCCGGGACACATCGAACTTCTTGAAAAGTTGCCGACCCCTGCAAACAGTTGGGATGAGTTCGGGGGCGCATTGGAAACTGCGCTTCGAACCCACGCATCGGATGAGGCGGGGCCACTTGCACTTTCCATCGCTGGATTGGTTGATCCAGTAACTAGTTCCGCTTTCTCGGCGAACATTCCTTGCATCACCGATCATAGATTAAGCCTTGAACTCGGCGAGCGATTGCAGCGACAGGTGATCGCCGCCAATGATGCTGATTGTCTGGCCCTTGCAGAAGCTATCGAAGGGGCTGGTAAGGGGCACGACATAGTTTTTTGCGCAGTGCTGGGCACAGGTGTTGGCGGCGGGCTTGTTATCGACGGTCGATTGGTTCGCGGTAAAGCCGGTTTGACTGGCGAATGGGGGCATGGCCCGATCCTCAACACGTGTGTAGAAATAGACGGACAAACAGTGTCGGTTCCTCGCTTCGATTGTGGCTGCGGTCAGAGCGGTTGCGTCGATACGATTGGTGGCGCGCGCGGGATCGAAAAGCTGCACCAGTTTCTGAACGGTATAGATGCGAGTAGCCATGCGGTCCTGCGGGAATGGCTGGAAGGCAGCCCGGAGGCGAGACGGACGATTATCGCTTATCTCCAGCTGGTTGCCGATCCGCTTGCAGCCGTCGTCAACATAACAGGCACGTCGATTATTCCGGTTGGTGGTGGACTTGCTACTGCTTCCGAATTGATCTCCGCACTTGATACGGCCGTCAGGGCCAGAATTTTGCGGAAAATGAACCAACCATTGGTCGTTCCGGGTGTATTCGGCAGTGATGGCGGTTTGGTTGGGGCCGCAATATTGGGGCATCAGACGTGAGCGTGTTACTTGAAGTCTGCGTGGATAGCGCCGAAGGGTTGCGGTCGGCAATTGAAGGTGGTGCGGATCGTATCGAGCTCTGTTCTGCGCTTGAGCTTGGTGGTTTGACGCCTTCGCTGGGATTGATGGAGCTTGCCTCGAAAGCGCCAATCCCGGTTTACGCAATGATCAGACCGCGCGCGGGCAATTTCTGCTTTTCGACAGAAGATGAAGCCATCATGGTGTCGGATATTCGTAATGCCACAAATGCCGGTTTGGCCGGTGTTGTTATTGGCGCTTCGCTGAGCGACGGTTCTCTTGATGTCGCCATGTTGGAAAGACTGGTTGCAGAAGCAAAAGGCCTTGGAACGACGCTTCATCGCGCATTCGATCTCGTTCCGAATATGGAGATTGCCGTACAGCAAGCAATTGCACTCGGCTTTGAGCGCATTCT
This genomic window contains:
- a CDS encoding NAD(P)/FAD-dependent oxidoreductase yields the protein MSEKRAPHLVVVGAGFGGLQLIHDLRNVDVRITLIDQRNHHLFQPLLYQVATTILATSEIAWPIRHLFKDRKEVTTLLGTVTDVDTEHRQVLLENGTEISYDMLVLATGARHAYFGNDQWEALAPGLKALEDATTIRRRLLLAFERAERESDEAKRQALLTFAIVGGGPTGVELAGIIAELAKQTIWPEFRNIDTRQTRVMLLEAGPRILAAFPEDLSSYALKALEKLGVEVRLGIPVKDITAEGVTVGEEFIPCRTAIWAAGVAASPAATWLNAESDRAGRVKVLSNLNVPGHEDIFVIGDTAWVEGPDGKPVPGIAPAAKQQGAYVAKVIKSRIEGKTPPMPFRYKHQGNLATIGRGAAVVDMGRFKLKGLIAWWFWGIAHIFFLIGTRSRAAVAWSWLWTYISGQHSARLITQGKPVER
- the aspT gene encoding aspartate-alanine antiporter gives rise to the protein MHWLQAIFQQAPEIALFLSLAGGYAIGKIHFGKFQLGGVAGSLLVAVIISQVGVQIDNGVKALLFALFIYAVGFESGPQFFRSLGRQSLREIAMAAVLAISGLATVVIMARIFGLDKGLAAGIAAGGLTQSAIIGTASSAISKLGLAADEVQRLQANVAVGYAVTYIFGSFGAIIVCVNLLPKFMGRTIRDDAIKAEAELLAGIRVLGQGESEAAPDLVGRIYKVEQASGKIVAQIEAMTSVEDAITIERVKRAGKIIGLAPNLHLERDDIVLVAGRRSGVVASGNKIGTELQSSEGMDVVVQIRDVTITSPDYVGKTVAAIKENISSELRHGVYVIGVKRADKPLPLQPDTVISAGDVVSLYGTDQDLQRAAKSIGPVIVPSDKTDFVFHGLGIAFGLLIGLAVVRIGSIPLTLGSGGGALLSGLLFGWYRSRNMTIGNMPTGASTLLRDLGLAGFVAVVGLQSGLQAVQTIISSGLTIFLIGVVVTILPLIITMFFGRYVLKYDNVAIFAGALSGSRSANPAFGEVLDKAGNSIPTTPFAITYALANVFLTLLGPLVVAFS
- a CDS encoding bifunctional aspartate transaminase/aspartate 4-decarboxylase — protein: MAKTDYSKYAKLSPFELKDALIQLASSKADLTMLNAGRGNPNFLATLPRRAFLRLGLFAVAEAELSYSYMSTSVGGLPKVEGIEGRFQRFLSDNGDQPGVKFLGRALSYVRDQLGLSPSEYLHEMVEGILGCNYPVPPRMLKISEEIVKHYLVREMIGGYMSSDKLDIFAVEGGTAAMTYIFDTLKQNKILDEGDTVAIGMPAFTPYIEIPELNNYRLKEVHINADPHQGWQYPEAELNKLLDKSVKVFFLINPSNPPSVKMDQRGLEQIARIVKEKRPDLMILTDDVYGTFADNFKSLFAICPYNTMLVYSFSKYFGATGWRLGVVAMQKDNLLDEKLKNLPSSAKKEMNERYSSLTPDVSKLKFIDRLVADSRTVALNHTAGLSTPQQVQMVLFSLFGLMDEKDSYKAELKKLIRHREAALYRELGLEPQSDENEVDYYTLLDLEDIVRRLYGDDFAAWVKKNISPTELLFRIADETGIVMLPGTGFGTLQPAGRISLANLNEYEYAAIGRSLRRMAEEVYDKEFKPKKKNK
- a CDS encoding MarR family winged helix-turn-helix transcriptional regulator encodes the protein MSNSLDVPFETTLLVRDTCLCLHVQRAARALARRFDDALRPVGLTNGQFSLMMSLNRPAPPPMKPVAELLAMDQTTLTAALKPLQRQGWVEIVINPKDRRERLLQLTPEGKAALAAAVPIWKATHADIEKQLISGNGDDVRRDLLVLSSV
- a CDS encoding DUF899 domain-containing protein, coding for MNEVVSREVWLEARRALLASEKEATHLRDKVNRERQALPWVMVDKDYAFDTPSGRKSLSELFDGRSQLLVYHFMFGPDWDQGCTGCSFLADNLDGAVTHLNNHDVTLVAVSRGPLAKLEAYKKRMGWHFPWVSSEGSDFNFDYHVSFTKDELENNRVFYNFDKLPAEDAFDELPGMSAFYKDESGAIYHTYSSYARGIEEWIGTLMILDRAPKGRNENGTMHFVKRHDEYEAQASKHSCCG
- a CDS encoding VOC family protein produces the protein MKNGSSPFVWYELMTTDADNAQDFYTKVVGWTAKDAGVPGMKYTLFEVPGCMIAGMMSMADMPKEDCGGEPGWIGYVGVANADEYAKKVEAEGGKVLRAAQDIPDIGRFAIVSDPQGGIFALFEPKDDMPPPADFGSRKPGHPGWHELYAQNCETVFPFYEKVFGWKLSRNFDMGPMGNYKVFSVDGADHGGIMTAPPGTPVGWGFYFMVDGVKNAASRVKSLGGAVLQEPMEVPNGEWVVQCKDPQGVNISLVAPKP
- a CDS encoding ROK family protein encodes the protein MHDRRMRQSRQAGTVFAADVGGSFIRLARSVHPGHIELLEKLPTPANSWDEFGGALETALRTHASDEAGPLALSIAGLVDPVTSSAFSANIPCITDHRLSLELGERLQRQVIAANDADCLALAEAIEGAGKGHDIVFCAVLGTGVGGGLVIDGRLVRGKAGLTGEWGHGPILNTCVEIDGQTVSVPRFDCGCGQSGCVDTIGGARGIEKLHQFLNGIDASSHAVLREWLEGSPEARRTIIAYLQLVADPLAAVVNITGTSIIPVGGGLATASELISALDTAVRARILRKMNQPLVVPGVFGSDGGLVGAAILGHQT
- a CDS encoding copper homeostasis protein CutC; its protein translation is MSVLLEVCVDSAEGLRSAIEGGADRIELCSALELGGLTPSLGLMELASKAPIPVYAMIRPRAGNFCFSTEDEAIMVSDIRNATNAGLAGVVIGASLSDGSLDVAMLERLVAEAKGLGTTLHRAFDLVPNMEIAVQQAIALGFERILTSGLSQTAEKGLDNLRVLAELAGGRIRIMPGSGVNAENARRIVEATGAAEIHASCRVPVEEKDSRAIAFGFAAEQSFRLSAQRVSALKAAIEKI